Part of the Zea mays cultivar B73 chromosome 4, Zm-B73-REFERENCE-NAM-5.0, whole genome shotgun sequence genome is shown below.
CCAAGCCGCGTGTTGAGGTCCAAGGGGGCGACCTCAGGTCCTTCTTCACGTTGGTGATGACCGACCCCGATGTTCCTGGACCTAGTGATCCATACTTGAGGGAGCACCTTCACTGGTAATAATTTTTATCATCAATGCGAGAATTCATAATAATATAGTCTATATATATCTTGCTAGATAAAGTAATCGTATAAGTAAATACTGTACTAAATAGGGGGGTATCACCTATATATCTACTATAGTGTAGCGCTTGACTCGGCCATGCATGATTAGCTAGAATTTATTACGTATATATTTTTACACAGCTGGGTTATGCATGCATGGTCTTATAAATGCATGTTCATATATATTATCTCAAGGCATTTATATGTATATATAGCTAATCAGGGGCGTGTTTTTTTGTTTGCTGGACCACACACTGGCACTGGCAGGATTGTCACTGATATTCCTGGGACTACCGATGCTTCTTTTGGTAAGTCTTTTTTCTTGTACATGTCGCTTTAGTTCTTGCTTGTTTTGAAGCCGCAGAAGAGGGGAAGAGTGGGGGCGACGAATGGATAAAAAGGGTTTTTATGCATGCTGTACAAATCAGTTCGTTCTTTGTCACTCCATCTAATTAATGCTTGTGCTTGTATGCATGCAGGGAAAGAGGTGGTGAGCTACGAGATCCCAAAGCCAAACATTGGCATCCACAGGTTCATCTTTGTGCTGTTCCGGCAGAAGAGCCGGCAAGCGGTGAACCCGCCGTCGTCGAAGGACCGCTTCAGCACCCGCCAGTTCGCTGAGGAGAACGACCTCGGCCTCCCCGTCGCCGCCGTCTACTTCAACGCGCAGCGCGAGACCGCCGCCCGCCGACGCTAACCGTACGGCTCAACGTACGAAAGAAGACCATCCTACGACGCTTGCAATTAGCTGGGCAAGCAAAGCTTTTTTTTTCATCCTGAGTCGATCTTTACGTATGTATGTTTGTTTAAATAAAAAGGTAGCTAATCAGCTGCTTGGCTGTGACCCCACGAGCTAGCAGCTACAACCTACTGGTACATGCTGCACATTTTAGCTGATTTATGAAGGTGACAATATGATTGGTAGGGTTGCAATGTTGACTGGGCATAGTGTAACAACTTAAGCAATGGCCATGGGCGAGTACGTGTCGAGTGGTGAAGTTGAAGGGAAGTTTATATTAAAAGCAAGGCCATGTCTTGTATTACCTTGCCTATTATTCTGCCATATATACATACTGGTGTGGTTCTGTGAAGATTGCTTTGTTTGTTTGATGATACTGTCACTACACAGCTGGCTGCTTATTCTTGTCGTGCCATCGCTTACTTTTTCCAATTCTCTTTATACTATCCCACTTTTCAATGACAAGACGTCCATATATACATATCAAGCTGAAAACAAGAATGCAGCAGCATCTATTTCTAGGCCACCTTAGCTTTTTCACGTCATTTCAGTCGTTTTATAATACACGATCTTGCGATGCTAGTTTCTAAGTGCATCTGTGCATATATGCTAGATGGGCCGTCTAGCCACTAGGATCACAATTCACAAGTGCATTTATCTGAATAAGTTTATGAACGAATATGCCTTTGAAGAAATATATTGATTACCTCAGAAGATATATCACTCAATGTCAGGCAACTAGCCATTTCAGCCGTTTCAACTGTTCTCTTGAACAGGTGTATTTATCTTGATTAAATTGAACATGTAGGTCTAGAGACTGTATGAAAACCAAATATACTTTACCAAATGTTAGGAGAAGACACTTGGCAAACGAGAGTTTTGCTGAGCACCTGAGGACATCACTCAGCAAAGACATAACTGTGTCGACATAAATACATAACGACGGTCGTCGGTTGTTGACGGCGCTTTAACGAGTTGAGTGTTGATGTTGGCCGAGAGTTTAACTATCGACAAATAAGTCTCGGCATAATATCCTTACAATACCATATATAATATGCATGGTCTTTGGCATGCCTCTTATTATAGCTATATATGTTAGGTGTGTGTTCTTATACCAAAGCAAGAAACTGACAGGTGACAAGAGAAGACAACTGTTGCAACACGCTAAGACAACTGTTGCAACTTATGTCTGGCCGGATGGTTGTGTTACAATTACAACACGCTAAGACAACTGTTGCATGTAACCTTCTTTTAATTGGGGGTTAGTTATAGCCTAACCCTAACACTTCCATCGGAATGTAAGTGTTCATTTACCACGTACCCTCTCCATTCCAAAATCTAAATTTACGCTTCACCCAATAGGAAGAATGATATAATTAAGCAGCAAAGGCAATCCTAATAGTGTATCACGCTAGAATGATATTGACACCTCAGCTGCTGGATCTATTGCAGCATTAATTCAAAATAGAAAGTGATAATAATACTgtcccaaattaaaattcgttttagctAATCAATGAGCTCATACAATATTTGTATATGTTTTATATGTGTATAGGTTCATCCTTATTTATTTAAATAGAGACTAAAATGACTAATATTTTAGGACGACCGAGGTAGTACCGGCCAATGCAAGTCACATATGAGTGGAAGTGTACGCATCAAATTCCAGGACAAATATGCGTGTTGTGGTAAAACCGTACCTGAGCTTGATCATTTCGTTGCCTGTATTAAACAGTTCTAGAAAATTCAGATA
Proteins encoded:
- the LOC100127513 gene encoding ZCN2 protein; this translates as MSRVLEPLIVGKVIGEVLDHFNPTVKMVVTYNSNKQVFNGHEFFPSAVAAKPRVEVQGGDLRSFFTLVMTDPDVPGPSDPYLREHLHWIVTDIPGTTDASFGKEVVSYEIPKPNIGIHRFIFVLFRQKSRQAVNPPSSKDRFSTRQFAEENDLGLPVAAVYFNAQRETAARRR